A genomic segment from Pseudomonas sessilinigenes encodes:
- a CDS encoding amino acid aminotransferase — protein sequence MSLFSAVEMAPRDPILGLNEAFNADTRTDKVNLGVGVYCNEEGRIPLLRAVVEAETIRAAQHASRGYLPIDGIAAYDQAVQKLLFGADSPLLAAGRVVTTQAVGGTGALKIGADFLKQLLPNAVVAISDPSWENHRALFETAGFPVRNYRYYDAATHDVNRAGLLEDLNALPEQSIVILHACCHNPTGVDLSPADWKNVLEVVKAKNLVPFLDMAYQGFGDGIDEDAAAVRLFAESGLTFFVSSSFSKSFSLYGERVGALSIISSSKEESARVLSQVKRVIRTNYSNPPTHGATIVAAVLNNPELRAQWEQELAEMRLRIRGMRTQMVDLLAKGAPHRDFSFVGRQRGMFSYSGLTAEQVGRLRSEFGIYALDTGRICVAALNQSNIDVVTKAILQVI from the coding sequence ATGAGCCTGTTCTCCGCTGTCGAAATGGCACCACGCGATCCAATCCTGGGCCTCAACGAAGCATTCAACGCCGACACCCGTACCGACAAGGTCAACCTTGGGGTGGGCGTGTACTGCAATGAGGAGGGACGCATTCCACTCCTGCGCGCCGTTGTCGAAGCCGAGACGATCCGCGCGGCCCAGCACGCTTCCCGTGGCTACCTGCCGATCGACGGCATCGCCGCCTACGACCAGGCGGTACAGAAGCTGCTGTTCGGTGCCGACTCGCCCCTCCTGGCGGCCGGCCGTGTGGTCACCACCCAGGCCGTCGGCGGCACTGGCGCCCTGAAGATCGGTGCCGACTTCCTCAAGCAACTGCTGCCCAACGCCGTAGTCGCCATCAGCGACCCGAGCTGGGAGAACCATCGCGCGCTGTTCGAGACCGCCGGCTTCCCGGTACGCAACTACCGCTACTACGATGCCGCCACCCATGACGTGAACCGCGCCGGCCTGCTGGAGGATCTCAACGCCCTGCCAGAGCAGTCGATCGTGATCCTGCACGCCTGCTGCCACAACCCGACCGGCGTCGACCTGAGCCCTGCGGACTGGAAGAACGTCCTGGAAGTGGTCAAGGCCAAGAACCTCGTGCCGTTCCTGGACATGGCCTACCAGGGCTTCGGTGACGGTATCGATGAAGACGCCGCCGCCGTGCGCCTGTTCGCCGAGTCGGGCCTGACCTTCTTCGTGTCCAGCTCCTTCTCCAAATCGTTCTCGCTGTACGGCGAGCGTGTCGGCGCACTGTCCATCATCAGCAGCTCGAAGGAAGAAAGCGCCCGCGTGCTGTCCCAGGTCAAGCGCGTGATCCGCACCAACTACTCCAACCCACCGACCCATGGCGCCACCATCGTCGCCGCGGTGCTCAACAACCCGGAACTGCGCGCCCAATGGGAGCAGGAACTGGCAGAAATGCGCCTGCGGATTCGCGGCATGCGCACCCAGATGGTCGACCTGCTGGCCAAGGGCGCACCACATCGCGACTTCAGCTTCGTTGGCCGCCAGCGTGGCATGTTCTCCTACTCCGGCCTGACCGCCGAACAAGTGGGTCGCCTGCGCAGCGAGTTCGGTATCTACGCCCTGGATACCGGCCGCATCTGCGTCGCAGCGCTGAACCAAAGCAACATCGATGTCGTGACCAAGGCCATCCTCCAGGTGATCTGA
- a CDS encoding nucleobase:cation symporter-2 family protein gives MTTPQVSPQRPEDENLGVGANMAYGLQHVLTMYGGIVAVPLIVGQAAGLSSAEIGLLVAASLFAGGLATLLQTLGVPFFGCRLPLVQGVSFAGVSTMVAIVTSGGEGGFQSVLGAVIAASLIGLLITPVFSRITKFFPPLVTGIVITTIGLTLMPVAARWAMGGNSRSPDFGSMSNIGLAAVTLVLVLMLSKIGSAAISRLSILLAMIIGTVIAVFLGMADFSGVAQGPMFGLPTPFHFGMPTFHVAAILSMCIVVMVTLVETSADILAVGEIIHTKVDSKRLGNGLRADMLSSMIAPIFGSFTQSAFAQNVGLVAVTGIKSRFVVATGGLFLVILGLLPFMGRVIAAVPTSVLGGAGIVLFGTVAASGIRTLSKVDYRNNMNLIIVATSIGFGMIPIAAPSFYDHFPSWFATIFHSGISSSAIMAILLNLAFNHFTTGNSDQQSVFVAGTERSLRFQDIAVLREGDYFSGGKLHDAEGNEVPLVADGLVGDVQAEGATPSHARSSVEATH, from the coding sequence ATGACTACGCCCCAGGTTTCACCGCAGCGGCCCGAAGACGAAAATTTGGGTGTTGGCGCAAACATGGCCTATGGCCTGCAGCATGTTCTGACCATGTATGGCGGTATCGTCGCTGTGCCTCTGATTGTCGGCCAGGCAGCCGGCCTGTCCTCGGCAGAGATCGGTTTGCTGGTCGCGGCCTCGCTGTTTGCCGGAGGGCTGGCCACTCTGTTGCAGACTCTTGGCGTACCGTTCTTCGGTTGCCGGCTGCCGCTGGTACAGGGCGTGTCCTTCGCGGGTGTGTCGACCATGGTGGCGATCGTCACCAGTGGTGGTGAAGGCGGTTTTCAATCGGTGCTGGGGGCGGTGATCGCCGCGTCGTTGATCGGCTTGTTGATCACCCCGGTGTTTTCCCGTATCACCAAATTCTTCCCGCCCTTGGTCACTGGCATTGTGATCACCACGATCGGCCTGACGCTGATGCCCGTGGCGGCGCGCTGGGCCATGGGCGGCAACAGCCGGTCGCCGGATTTCGGCAGCATGTCGAACATCGGCCTGGCCGCCGTCACCCTGGTGCTGGTGCTGATGTTGAGCAAGATCGGCAGTGCGGCGATTTCCCGGCTGTCGATCCTGCTCGCCATGATCATCGGTACCGTGATCGCCGTATTCCTGGGCATGGCCGATTTCTCTGGTGTCGCCCAGGGGCCGATGTTCGGCCTGCCCACGCCGTTCCACTTCGGCATGCCGACTTTCCATGTCGCGGCGATCCTGTCGATGTGCATCGTGGTCATGGTGACCTTGGTGGAGACTTCCGCGGACATCCTGGCAGTGGGGGAGATCATCCATACCAAGGTCGACTCCAAGCGCCTGGGTAATGGCCTACGGGCCGATATGCTATCGAGCATGATCGCGCCGATCTTCGGTTCCTTTACCCAAAGCGCCTTTGCCCAGAACGTCGGGTTGGTGGCGGTTACCGGAATCAAGAGCCGCTTCGTGGTCGCCACCGGCGGATTGTTCCTGGTGATCCTTGGCCTGTTGCCATTCATGGGGCGTGTAATCGCCGCAGTACCGACCTCCGTGCTCGGTGGGGCCGGGATCGTATTGTTCGGCACCGTGGCGGCCAGCGGTATCCGCACCTTGTCCAAGGTCGACTATCGCAACAACATGAACCTGATCATCGTTGCCACTTCCATCGGTTTCGGCATGATCCCGATTGCCGCACCCAGCTTCTACGATCATTTCCCCAGTTGGTTCGCGACGATCTTCCATTCCGGTATCAGTTCCTCGGCGATCATGGCGATCCTGCTGAACCTGGCCTTCAACCATTTCACCACCGGCAACTCCGACCAGCAGTCGGTGTTCGTCGCCGGTACCGAGCGCAGCCTGCGTTTCCAGGACATCGCGGTACTGCGTGAGGGAGACTATTTCAGTGGTGGCAAGCTGCACGATGCCGAGGGCAATGAGGTGCCCTTGGTGGCTGATGGCTTGGTGGGCGATGTGCAGGCAGAGGGCGCGACGCCCAGCCATGCGAGGAGCAGCGTAGAGGCGACTCACTGA
- a CDS encoding GNAT family N-acetyltransferase — MSTPVVFRHAQVEDALCISGLATQVFLDTYATDGMRADLAEEALSTYAPQQFRQRLADPRKVLLLAERAGHLLGFAELGDNIRPPLAQLSQGMELVRLYVQRHAHRQGIGQALLDRAESLAQARQASCLWLTAWDGNHPALAFYLAQGYDAVGTTHYEFGGNRYGNQVFCKTW, encoded by the coding sequence ATGTCCACCCCCGTTGTCTTTCGTCACGCACAAGTCGAGGACGCCCTGTGCATCAGCGGCCTGGCCACCCAGGTCTTCCTCGATACCTACGCCACCGACGGCATGCGCGCAGACCTGGCCGAGGAAGCCTTGAGCACCTATGCACCGCAGCAATTTCGCCAGCGCCTGGCAGATCCGCGCAAGGTCTTGCTACTGGCCGAGCGCGCGGGACACCTGCTGGGATTTGCCGAGCTCGGCGACAACATCCGGCCGCCGCTGGCACAACTCTCTCAGGGCATGGAACTGGTACGCCTGTATGTGCAGCGCCATGCTCATCGCCAGGGAATTGGCCAAGCCTTGCTAGATAGGGCCGAGAGCCTGGCACAAGCGCGCCAGGCCAGTTGCCTGTGGCTCACCGCCTGGGATGGCAATCATCCGGCGCTTGCCTTCTACCTGGCCCAGGGATACGACGCCGTCGGCACCACCCACTATGAATTCGGCGGCAACCGCTATGGCAATCAGGTGTTCTGCAAGACCTGGTAG
- a CDS encoding sensor domain-containing diguanylate cyclase, translated as MPVPIYDAHHAPGGTLKRLPLLKAAVAFIAMVFLCLCGLLYLQLEQSWRHDLAQAEVNSINLTQAMAQQAEDTFMEADLVLMSLSEWIETLGEGPEQRLRLQKIFARRVLALNQLSGVFLYDKQGQWMVSSFNDSPHGEEVADRDYFRFHQQNASLQVHISPAIRSRANGEWIIPISRRINDQNGDFQGVLMAGIKLAYFDQYFKSFNIDDQGTMFLALSDGTLLARRPFEERQVGASLARGEIFSKYLPEATAGNAMITSIVDGIPRLYGYRQLQAYPLVVAAANSKDAILKGWYSSAYQSSAIVALVLLGVGLFGWVFVHQVRNNERIEADLREAQEALEVIATHDSLTGLANRRLFERSLAIEFSRGARQGSPLGLIMADIDFFKSYNDTYGHVAGDHCLSQVAQALQQCCQRKADLAVRYGGEEFALLLPDTDIHGVLAMAEQVRQSVMARNITHSGSPVGCVTVSLGCYSFVPSGRDSIEVFIERADAALYQAKATGRNRVAALAMETLPEQLQRSDR; from the coding sequence TTGCCCGTTCCCATTTACGATGCACATCATGCCCCCGGCGGCACCCTGAAGCGCCTGCCTTTGCTCAAGGCGGCAGTGGCCTTCATCGCCATGGTCTTTCTCTGCCTGTGCGGCTTGCTGTATCTGCAGCTCGAACAGTCCTGGCGGCATGACTTGGCCCAGGCCGAGGTCAACTCCATCAACCTCACCCAGGCCATGGCCCAGCAGGCCGAGGACACCTTCATGGAGGCCGACCTGGTACTGATGAGCCTTTCCGAGTGGATCGAAACCCTGGGCGAGGGGCCAGAGCAGAGATTGCGCCTGCAGAAAATCTTCGCGCGGCGCGTATTGGCCCTGAACCAGCTCAGCGGGGTCTTTCTCTACGACAAGCAGGGGCAGTGGATGGTCAGCTCCTTCAACGACTCGCCCCATGGCGAGGAGGTAGCGGATCGCGATTACTTTCGCTTCCACCAGCAGAATGCCTCGTTGCAGGTGCACATCAGCCCGGCGATTCGCAGCCGTGCCAATGGCGAGTGGATCATTCCGATTTCCCGGCGGATCAACGACCAGAATGGGGATTTCCAGGGGGTACTGATGGCCGGCATCAAGCTGGCGTATTTCGACCAGTACTTCAAAAGCTTCAATATCGACGATCAGGGGACAATGTTCCTGGCCCTGTCCGACGGTACGCTCCTGGCGCGGCGGCCATTCGAGGAGCGCCAGGTCGGGGCGTCGTTGGCCCGTGGTGAGATCTTCAGCAAGTACCTGCCTGAGGCCACTGCCGGCAATGCCATGATCACCTCGATCGTGGACGGCATACCGCGCCTGTATGGCTACCGCCAGTTGCAGGCTTATCCGCTGGTGGTGGCTGCGGCCAACTCCAAGGATGCGATTCTCAAGGGTTGGTACTCCTCGGCCTACCAGTCCAGCGCCATCGTGGCCCTGGTGTTGCTGGGCGTCGGCTTGTTCGGCTGGGTGTTCGTGCACCAGGTACGCAATAACGAGCGGATCGAGGCTGACCTGCGCGAGGCGCAGGAGGCGCTGGAGGTGATCGCCACCCATGACAGCCTGACCGGCCTGGCCAACCGGCGGCTGTTCGAGCGCTCCTTGGCGATCGAGTTCAGTCGCGGTGCCCGGCAAGGCAGCCCGCTGGGGCTGATCATGGCCGACATCGACTTCTTCAAGAGCTACAACGATACCTATGGCCATGTCGCGGGCGACCATTGCCTGAGTCAGGTGGCCCAGGCCCTGCAGCAGTGTTGCCAGCGCAAGGCCGACCTGGCGGTGCGCTATGGCGGTGAGGAGTTCGCACTGCTGTTGCCCGATACCGATATCCATGGCGTGCTGGCCATGGCTGAGCAGGTGCGCCAGAGCGTCATGGCACGCAACATCACCCACTCCGGTTCTCCGGTCGGCTGCGTGACGGTCAGTCTGGGCTGCTACTCCTTCGTGCCCAGTGGCCGCGACAGCATCGAAGTGTTCATCGAGCGAGCGGACGCAGCCCTGTACCAGGCCAAGGCCACGGGGCGCAATCGGGTGGCGGCGTTAGCGATGGAAACGCTGCCGGAGCAGTTGCAGCGTTCTGATCGTTGA
- a CDS encoding MFS transporter yields the protein MNKALLAALILGISIVGLSIGSTVPILALRLYQAGASNNQIGLMSALPAAGMMLSAFLVNTLCQRFTRRQIYLLCFSLCALSVAALEVPGTGLYSLGLARISMGLGAGLIIILGETWVNEMAEDATRGRLVAVYTTCFTFFQLLGPGLVSLLGTEGPAVLAIVSIGYAVAIAVVWLILPQEDAPSPHAESRTFSVLGFIRIAPALCVGILFFAFFDSMVLSLFPVYAAGHGYSIKLAALMVTIILLGDTAFQFPLGWLSDKLGRPGIYLGCGIISLLIGLGLPMLMQTPGLLWPSLVILGAVAGGIYTLAIVLIGESFSGPDLVTANASAGLLWGIGSLLGPLLSGAAMSSGSYGLPLTLSAAAAIVVVFALSLVRQGQFKAAQ from the coding sequence ATGAACAAAGCTTTGTTAGCCGCCCTGATCCTGGGCATCTCCATCGTTGGCCTGAGCATTGGCTCCACGGTGCCGATCCTCGCCCTGCGCCTTTACCAGGCCGGTGCGTCCAACAACCAGATAGGCCTCATGTCAGCCCTGCCGGCAGCCGGCATGATGCTGTCGGCGTTCCTGGTCAATACGCTGTGCCAACGCTTCACCCGTCGCCAGATCTATCTGCTGTGCTTCAGCCTCTGCGCCCTGAGCGTCGCAGCCCTGGAGGTGCCTGGTACCGGCCTCTATAGCCTGGGCCTGGCCCGCATCAGCATGGGCCTGGGCGCCGGGCTGATCATCATTCTCGGCGAAACCTGGGTCAATGAAATGGCCGAAGATGCCACCCGCGGGCGACTGGTCGCGGTCTATACCACCTGCTTCACCTTCTTTCAGTTGCTGGGCCCGGGCCTGGTCTCCCTACTGGGCACCGAGGGACCGGCCGTGCTGGCCATCGTCAGCATCGGCTACGCCGTAGCGATTGCCGTGGTCTGGCTGATCCTGCCCCAGGAGGATGCGCCGAGCCCCCATGCCGAGAGCCGGACATTCTCCGTGCTGGGCTTCATTCGGATTGCCCCGGCGCTATGCGTGGGCATCCTGTTCTTCGCCTTCTTCGACAGCATGGTGCTGTCGCTGTTTCCGGTCTACGCCGCCGGCCACGGCTACAGCATCAAGCTTGCAGCACTGATGGTGACCATCATTCTATTGGGCGACACGGCATTCCAGTTTCCCCTGGGCTGGCTCTCGGACAAGCTCGGACGTCCGGGCATCTACCTGGGCTGCGGCATCATCTCGCTGCTGATCGGTCTTGGCCTGCCGATGCTGATGCAAACCCCAGGCCTGCTATGGCCGAGCCTGGTGATCCTGGGTGCGGTGGCCGGCGGCATCTATACCCTGGCGATCGTGCTGATCGGGGAATCCTTCAGCGGCCCGGACCTGGTCACCGCCAACGCCAGTGCCGGCCTGCTCTGGGGCATTGGCAGCCTGCTGGGACCACTGCTCAGTGGCGCAGCCATGAGCAGTGGTAGCTATGGCCTGCCACTGACCCTGTCGGCCGCCGCCGCCATCGTGGTGGTATTCGCCCTGTCCCTGGTGCGCCAGGGACAGTTCAAAGCCGCACAGTAA
- the uvrB gene encoding excinuclease ABC subunit UvrB, whose protein sequence is MSEFQLVTRFQPAGDQPEAIRLMVEGIEAGLAHQTLLGVTGSGKTFSIANVIQQVQRPTLVLAPNKTLAAQLYGEFKAFFPNNAVEYFVSYYDYYQPEAYVPSSDTFIEKDASINDHIEQMRLSATKALLERKDAIIVTTVSCIYGLGSPETYLKMVLHVDRGDKLDQRALLRRLADLQYTRNDMDFARATFRVRGDVIDIYPAESDLEAIRIELFDDEVESISAFDPLTGEVIRKLPRFTFYPKSHYVTPRETLLEAIDGIKEELQERLEYLRSNNKLVEAQRLEQRTRFDLEMILELGYCNGIENYSRYLSGRPAGAPPPTLYDYLPADALLVIDESHVSVPQVGAMYKGDRSRKETLVEYGFRLPSALDNRPMRFDEWEGISPQTIFVSATPGNYEAEHAGRVVEQVVRPTGLVDPQVEVRPALTQVDDLLSEITKRVALQERVLVTTLTKRMAEDLTDYLADHGVRVRYLHSDIDTVERVEIIRDLRLGTFDVLVGINLLREGLDMPEVSLVAILDADKEGFLRSERSLIQTIGRAARNLNGKAILYADNITGSMQRAIGETERRRDKQLAFNLANGITPKGVVKDITDIMEGASVPGSRSKKRKGMAKAAEENARYENELRSPSEITKRIRQLEEKMYQLARDLEFEAAAQTRDEISKLRERLLNV, encoded by the coding sequence ATGTCTGAGTTCCAGCTCGTTACCCGTTTCCAACCTGCCGGCGACCAGCCGGAGGCCATCCGCCTGATGGTCGAAGGCATCGAGGCCGGCCTGGCGCACCAGACCCTGCTCGGTGTGACCGGTTCGGGCAAGACCTTCAGCATTGCCAACGTCATCCAGCAAGTGCAGCGCCCGACCCTGGTACTGGCGCCGAACAAGACCCTGGCCGCGCAGTTGTATGGCGAGTTCAAGGCGTTCTTCCCGAATAACGCAGTGGAATATTTCGTTTCCTACTACGACTACTACCAGCCCGAAGCCTACGTGCCGTCCTCCGATACCTTCATCGAGAAGGACGCCTCGATCAACGACCATATCGAGCAGATGCGCTTGTCCGCGACCAAGGCCCTGCTGGAGCGCAAGGACGCGATCATCGTCACCACGGTGTCCTGCATCTACGGCTTGGGCAGCCCTGAGACCTACCTGAAGATGGTCTTGCACGTCGATCGCGGTGACAAGCTTGACCAGCGGGCCTTGTTGCGACGCCTGGCGGACCTGCAATACACCCGCAACGACATGGATTTCGCCCGGGCCACTTTCCGGGTGCGTGGCGATGTGATCGATATCTACCCGGCGGAATCCGATCTGGAGGCGATCCGCATCGAGCTGTTCGATGACGAAGTGGAAAGCATCAGTGCCTTCGACCCGCTGACCGGCGAGGTCATCCGCAAGCTGCCGCGCTTCACCTTCTATCCCAAGAGCCACTACGTGACCCCGCGGGAAACCCTGCTGGAGGCCATCGACGGGATCAAGGAAGAGCTGCAGGAACGCCTGGAGTACCTGCGCTCCAACAACAAGCTGGTGGAAGCCCAGCGCCTGGAGCAGCGCACCCGTTTTGACCTGGAGATGATCCTGGAGCTGGGTTATTGCAACGGTATCGAGAACTACTCGCGCTATCTGTCTGGGCGTCCCGCCGGTGCGCCGCCGCCAACCCTGTATGACTACCTGCCAGCCGATGCCTTGCTGGTGATCGATGAATCCCATGTGAGCGTGCCCCAGGTCGGCGCCATGTATAAAGGTGACCGTTCGCGCAAGGAAACCCTGGTGGAGTATGGCTTCCGCTTGCCGTCGGCCCTGGATAACCGACCGATGCGTTTCGACGAGTGGGAGGGCATCAGCCCGCAGACCATCTTCGTCTCGGCCACTCCTGGCAACTATGAGGCGGAACATGCCGGCCGGGTGGTGGAGCAGGTGGTGCGTCCCACGGGTCTGGTCGACCCCCAGGTGGAAGTGCGTCCGGCGCTGACCCAGGTGGATGACTTGCTGTCGGAAATCACCAAGCGCGTAGCCCTTCAGGAGCGTGTCCTGGTGACCACCTTGACCAAGCGCATGGCCGAGGACCTTACCGATTACCTGGCCGATCACGGCGTCCGCGTGCGCTACCTGCACTCGGATATCGATACCGTGGAGCGTGTGGAGATCATTCGCGACTTGCGCCTGGGGACCTTCGACGTGCTGGTGGGGATCAACCTGCTGCGCGAAGGCCTGGACATGCCGGAAGTGTCCCTGGTGGCGATTCTCGATGCCGACAAGGAAGGCTTCCTGCGTTCCGAGCGTTCGCTGATCCAGACCATCGGTCGCGCCGCGCGTAACCTCAACGGCAAGGCGATCCTCTACGCCGACAACATCACCGGCTCCATGCAGCGTGCTATCGGTGAGACCGAGCGTCGTCGTGACAAGCAGCTGGCTTTCAACCTGGCTAACGGCATTACGCCAAAGGGCGTGGTCAAGGACATCACCGACATCATGGAAGGCGCCAGTGTGCCGGGCTCGCGCAGCAAGAAGCGCAAGGGCATGGCCAAGGCTGCCGAGGAGAACGCGCGCTACGAAAACGAACTGCGCTCACCGAGCGAGATCACCAAGCGCATCCGCCAGCTCGAAGAGAAAATGTATCAACTGGCCCGCGACCTCGAGTTCGAGGCGGCGGCGCAAACACGCGACGAAATCAGCAAGTTGCGCGAGCGGTTGCTCAACGTCTGA
- a CDS encoding GNAT family N-acetyltransferase → MYPLEGPRIVLRPLQASDADALVAAARDGELWNLPFTVVPSPDTIDRYLAAALDGRANGTVQPFVTCLRSTGEVIGCTRFWKIDQHNRKLEIGSTWIASRWQRSFVNTEAKYLMLCHAFEKMACVRVQFTTDEINHKSRAAILRLGAQQEGIVRHERIMPDGRKRNSVRFSIIDDEWPEVRRHLEQLLEHTSH, encoded by the coding sequence ATGTACCCGCTGGAAGGCCCCCGCATCGTTCTGCGCCCCCTACAAGCCAGCGATGCCGATGCCCTGGTCGCTGCCGCCCGGGATGGCGAGCTATGGAACCTGCCCTTCACCGTGGTGCCCTCCCCGGACACCATCGACCGCTACCTGGCCGCCGCCCTCGATGGCCGCGCCAACGGCACCGTGCAGCCCTTCGTCACGTGTTTGCGATCCACCGGCGAGGTCATCGGCTGCACACGCTTCTGGAAGATCGATCAACACAATCGAAAACTGGAGATTGGCAGCACCTGGATTGCCAGTCGCTGGCAACGCAGCTTCGTCAATACCGAGGCCAAGTACCTGATGCTGTGCCATGCCTTCGAGAAGATGGCTTGCGTGCGAGTGCAGTTCACCACGGATGAAATCAACCACAAATCTCGCGCCGCGATCCTGCGCCTGGGCGCACAGCAAGAAGGCATAGTGCGCCATGAGCGCATCATGCCCGATGGCCGCAAACGCAATTCCGTGCGCTTCAGCATCATCGACGACGAGTGGCCCGAGGTGCGCCGGCACCTGGAGCAGCTGCTCGAACACACCTCCCATTGA
- a CDS encoding arylamine N-acetyltransferase family protein, with translation MSQPNQMNFDLYLHRLGYDSPPPPTLETLRELQLRHVCRFTFESLSTLLQVAVPIDLASVERKILHQGRGGYCYELNQVFLVLLQYLGYEVRGITGRVVMGGPEDELTARSHRLTLLHLDGQRYIVDVGFGGMVPTAPLLLDTEQEQATPHEPYRITEREGSYTLRAKVADEWRAMYVFDLQVQGDVDYEMGNWYVSTHPDSPFLGQLKVARIGAGVRHTLNNASYAIHRMGQPSERRQISDVGEFMRLLQDEFALRLPDHPDLQRTLQQLLEAG, from the coding sequence ATGAGCCAGCCGAACCAGATGAATTTCGATCTCTACCTGCATCGCCTCGGGTATGACAGCCCGCCGCCGCCAACCCTGGAGACATTGCGGGAGCTGCAGCTGCGTCATGTCTGCCGGTTCACCTTCGAGAGTCTTTCGACGTTGCTGCAGGTGGCGGTGCCTATCGACCTGGCATCGGTGGAACGCAAGATCCTTCACCAGGGGCGCGGAGGCTACTGTTACGAGCTCAACCAGGTCTTCCTGGTGCTGCTGCAGTACCTGGGCTATGAGGTCCGGGGCATCACCGGCCGGGTGGTGATGGGAGGGCCGGAGGATGAGCTCACCGCCCGTAGCCATCGCTTGACGCTGCTGCACCTGGACGGCCAGCGCTATATCGTCGATGTCGGTTTCGGCGGCATGGTGCCCACCGCGCCGCTGTTGCTGGACACCGAGCAGGAACAGGCAACGCCCCATGAGCCTTATCGCATCACCGAGCGTGAGGGCAGCTATACCCTGCGAGCCAAGGTCGCGGACGAATGGCGAGCGATGTATGTGTTCGACCTGCAGGTGCAGGGGGACGTGGACTACGAAATGGGCAACTGGTACGTCTCGACCCATCCGGACTCGCCGTTTCTCGGCCAGTTGAAGGTGGCGCGAATCGGAGCGGGTGTGCGCCATACGCTGAACAACGCCAGCTATGCGATCCATCGGATGGGGCAACCCAGCGAGCGGCGGCAGATCTCCGACGTCGGGGAGTTCATGCGACTACTGCAGGACGAGTTCGCCTTGCGCTTGCCGGATCATCCCGACCTGCAGCGTACGCTCCAGCAATTGCTCGAGGCCGGATGA
- a CDS encoding SH3 domain-containing protein: MDRPLRLLPLCGMLLLLPLPALANPAIDCAALGESASQEAGDYRPPLEAKVTGTGRLHFHSAPNPACVDKKLFVIPGDGLTVYASTDNGWAQVMYIAKGGEDYTGWVEEQRLQFAGHYGRAQLPAEVTTFLQRHEECLHFAGEEPYDAERRAELEKATKTCIGLDRQLASLREQYKNDAEVIQALAPLENLE; encoded by the coding sequence ATGGACCGACCCCTGCGCCTCTTGCCCCTGTGCGGCATGCTCTTGCTATTGCCGCTACCCGCCCTGGCCAACCCAGCGATAGATTGCGCCGCCCTGGGCGAAAGCGCCTCCCAGGAAGCTGGCGACTACCGCCCTCCCCTGGAGGCCAAGGTTACCGGCACGGGCCGCCTGCACTTTCACAGCGCTCCGAACCCCGCCTGCGTGGACAAGAAACTCTTCGTGATCCCTGGCGATGGCCTGACGGTGTACGCCTCCACTGACAACGGCTGGGCCCAGGTCATGTACATCGCCAAGGGTGGTGAAGACTACACCGGCTGGGTCGAGGAGCAGCGCCTGCAATTCGCCGGTCACTATGGGCGCGCTCAGCTGCCAGCCGAGGTCACGACCTTTCTGCAGCGCCATGAAGAATGCTTGCACTTCGCCGGAGAGGAGCCCTACGACGCCGAGCGCCGCGCGGAGCTGGAAAAAGCCACCAAGACCTGCATCGGCCTGGATCGCCAACTCGCCAGCTTGCGCGAGCAGTACAAAAACGACGCCGAGGTCATCCAGGCACTGGCCCCGCTGGAAAACCTGGAATAA